The stretch of DNA GAGGTGGAATTACAGGAGCGACGAGGGACGAGGTAGAGGAAGAAGTCGAGTTGTCGATGGAGGAGCTTGTTGGGCTTGACTGGGCCTCAGAAGAATTAATTGGTGTTGTTGGGCCTGACGTAGTTGGGCTGTGCTCTTGTGGTGGGGAAATATCAAGTCGTGGAGACGGAGAGCGAGGCGATGATGGATCCGACGAGGGTGAATGAGAGGAAGGAGTACCGTTGTCGGGAACTGACGATGTCGCAGGAGATAGCGACGGCGGAGGTGACAAACCCAGAGGTGATGCATCAGGAGAGGAATCGGAGTTCGAAGATACCTGTGGGGTTCCCAACAGAGCAGAAGGAGCCGGTACAAGTGGCGACGTCGTTGTCGGAATTAGGATAGCGGAAGTGGGAGAGATGGGTGTAGGGGTGGATAGTACTTCAGAGGTAGAAGAGGGAGTGAGCATATGAGCATAGGGAAACCGTGTTTCGTCAAAGTGTACGTGACGAGAGACATAAAGGCGAGATGCGATGGGATCAAAACAGAGGTAAGCACTCTGTGTAAAGGAGTAGCCAAGGAAGATACATGGGAGAGAGCGGGGCTGAAGCTTATTTGTGGTATAAGGACGAAGCCAGGGGAAGCAAAGACAGCcgaaaatttttaattttgtatagttGGGGTCGGATTTGAAAAGGAGCTGGAATGGCGATTTGAGAGATAAGTTTGGTGTAGGCATTCGGTTGATAAGGTATACAGCTGTGGCGAAGGCGTAAGTCCAAAACGAAGGAGGAAGTTTAGCTTTGGTGAGAAGAGTTAGACCAGTTTCGACAATATGTCGATGTCGACGTTCAGCAAGGCCATTGTGCTCAGGGGTGTGAGGGGGAGAAGTAAGGTGAGTTATACCTTTAGAGGCCAAGAATTCGCGTGGTGCTATGAATTCACCACCATTATCAGAAAATAAGGTaccaatttttgtttggaatttgTTTTCAGCAAGAGCAGTGTAGCGAATGAAGGTTTCCCGAACTTGAGATTTGAGTTTGAGGGGATAGAGCCAGGTGTAGCGAGAGAAGTGATCAACAATGAGAAGGTAATACTTATAATTGTCAATGGAAGGGActggagatgtccaaacatcacTAAATAAGTATTCTAGAGGGCGAGTTGAGGAAATAGATGTTTGTGAAAAAGATAGTTTGTGGCTTTTATTAATAGAGCAATCACTACAAGTGAGTAATTGCGAGACTGAGCCAGAATGTGGTAAAGAAAAACATGACATAATATTTTTGAGTATTGGATAGGATGGGTGGCCTAATCTTGAATGCCAATCTGTGGGTGTGGTTTTGATATTGGAGATGACAGTGGTGAAAGTAGAAGCGAAAGGCAACGAGAGAGGCCACTCATAGAGCTCATTCTTGACGCTCCCTTGGAATAACAGGGTCCCCGTTTTGAGATCCCTCACCTGAAAACATGAAGGGAAGAATTGCACCGTTACTTAGTTGCCATTGCAAAGTTTATAAACAGAGATGAGATTTTTCTGGATTTGCGGAACATATAAGACATTGCGAATATTCAAGGGTTTGATAGTGGAGGGTAAGAGAGTGGAACCAGTATGGGTTATCGGTAACCCAGCACCAttgccaacaacaacttcttcaccACTGTTGTAAGGCTGATGTAAGGAGAGGTTAGCAAGGTCAGAGGCAATGTGGTGAGTGGAGCCAGAATCAAGAACCCAGGAGTTGGCGGACGATGGGACACCAGCAAAGTTGGCACGAGGTATGGAGGGAGTGGTCATGCCAAGTTGTGGGCATCGTCGAGCACTGTGGCCAAAGATGCCACAGATCTGACATGTTCCTTGGTAGCCACGGGAGGAAGATGCGTCTTGTCGGGAATGAGAGGCGTGGTGATGGGATGAGCCACGGTAGTGACGAGACTGACCGCGAGGATAGGTGGATCGACTGCCGTTGTTGTTAGGAGCGTGATGACGGACCATATTGGCAGAGATAGGGAGATCAGCGGAGTTGGAGGTCAAGGCAAGGAGCTTAACCTCATAGTTTAGTAACTTCTCATGAACCTCCGTGAGAGAGGGAGACACATCACGGGCCTGAATCTGGTCAATTACCTGCTTGTAATCTTCAGGGAGACCATCAATGAGATAGTCCACTTGATCTTCAATGTCGATAGGCTTGCCAAGGAGAGCCAGCTGGTCAAAGCGGGTCATAAAACCCTGGACATATTCGTCAATTGTTTTGGATCCCTTCTTCCATTGACGAATTTGTTGACGGATCTGTTGAACATGACCACGGCTAGGATTTGCGTAGGTGAGAGAGAGCTTCGACCAGATCTGGGCAGAGGTCACCGTGGTGGAGAGAATAGGCTGAATGGAGACAGAAATGGCTCCCAACAGCGCACTGTAGATGAGCTGATCTTGGCGTTGCCAGAGCAGATAGTTGGGGTTTGGTTTAACGACACCATCGTCAGTGGTGATGGTGAGAGACGGCGCAGCAGTGGATCCATCAAGGTATCCAGCAAGAGAGTAGCCATTAAGCAGTGCATGGACTTGACGGCTCCACATAAGGAAGTTGGTGGCGGTAAGACGAGTAACGTTCGTCATGTTGACACTGAGAAGGGTGGGAGTGTCAGGAACGGCGATGGTTTTAGCAGCCATGGCGAAAatgaagagaatgagaaaaaagaaaattttgagaGTTGAGTTGTGCGGTATCGCTAATTGCTCTGATACCANTATAGGATCCCCACATAAAAGATTCGAAAGTGATTACAATATTACAACAAATCACAAAATTCGTTTTGTATACTAACCCATCAATACTCAAGAACTGTTACTTGATATTTAAAAGTTGTTATTATTTATGGTCGATATTGATTCACACCTACACATGTAAAACTAATGAAATCACATTATTTGCACGAGAGACTCCAAGATAATTTTTGGAATACCACCACCACATATTGTAATTCGAGTCTAATCGATGACAAGGTTTTGGAATATACTATACAAGATTCTAGAAAACGTACCGTTAACTACTTTATTCGCATGGAACAATTAACAAAGATACTGAATCTGGTCACTTAGATAGAAATATTGAATACTCTTACTTTTATTCTTAGCCCTGGAATATATTATGATAATATGAGACTGAATGAATTGTTATTGATCGTGAAGGATACACTTTATACACAGACATATTCACATGAATGGTAAGAGAATATTTGAACAGTTAATGAGAATAAATCATAGGAGAGATTTGtatcaatcaaatcttcctttACATATATGAACattcctaatatatatatttttgtatctcCCCAACCACAAATGCCTCAAAGGAAATACCAGAAAAGGGGAAAATGACAAACTATTTTGGTAAGCTAAAGAactttaatttatcaatttagTTGTTACGAAAAGTTGAGGTAGTAATAACTGATACGTGTCTGTCACAGTATCATTGGATCTTTGATCATTGAGTTGCATATAGATTTTCGTATCCAGAGACATGTTtagtatttgtatatataagtgTTGGCGTATTATGCATATAAATGCCAAAAGTTTATCGAACTTATCGTCTAAATCAACCAAATTATAAACTTGTTTATGGTCTAGTGCATGACACctaataaagtaataaactGAACTTGTGCCTAACTCTTCTTGATCGACAATATCGATATATGTCCAACCTAACCAGTATGGCAGTATCTAATAATGTATATCAAGTTCAATATGTGTAACCAGAACCGGCTCTTAGACCAAGCAGAGATGTGAAAGATCTGAGTTTTCAtgttaaagcaaaaaaatgaattttaattttcgtattatatggaaaaaaattttgtttgtattattgCAGATTAgtccaaaatatgaaaaagtatGATTCAACACGGAATCTGCTTCCATTATttgcagagaagagagaagtgagTAAAATTCTGCTGCAAACCAAACAGCTAGTCGTTTCATAAAAGTTTATAAGATGctgataattatttttctttcctatCCATATTTCCTATACACAAAATATTACGTAAGTTTACTATTTTAGTTAGTTTAATTatagatttaatttttattctatGAATAATCAATGAAATTGGGAGTTACATTTCTAGAAAAAGTGGTCACAAAACATGGCTTAAATCgagcaaaatcaaaattaacctTTGGAAGTATAGGTTAAAGcatgaataattttaaaatcggcattaaatattgagttttacaaaaaaaaaaaaaaactacaagcTACGAAAGAATGTGTTACAAATTTTACAGAAAGAAAGGGCATTATCGACAATAACAAAAATTGGGGACAGCTTCGAGGAATTACTTGGAAAAAAACGTAAAGAAGATGAGAGTTGTGTACAGTAGTTAGTTAAAACTACTTTACGAGAGAATGCCACGTCGGACAATAATAATAagccaataaaataaaaaaaacacgcCAAACTCGTGCTTCATATCAAAATCACGTAGAGAGACACATTTGGTCAACCCCGTTACTTATAACCGCAAACGCGGTGATCTCATAAACGCCAATTATTTATCATAAGTGATACTTTCGAATCCACAGTTCAATAGTATCACTTACCACTTACTTGGAACTTTGAAAACGACGACAAAAGTTATAAATTGATCAATTTTGTCTGTTGCAGTAAAATATAAGTGAACACCTTGATTTTTCAATGTTTGTGACAATATTAAAAACCCAATCAAGTAGAGTACCTTAAGTAGTGAAGTCTgtacgtatttttttttttatcacaagtTTAAAACAAACTTCGTTTTCGATACTCGttcaagaaaatatcatatttatggtgtgtgtgtgtgagaaaatatcaaaaagttttattagtattaattttGTATAGTATCTTCATGAAATTGTTTTTCGCTAAGGCCATCATTAACGGCACAAcacttttggtgtttttaagcaaaaaattaataaaaataagcaaaagtgggcttagatcaatttttttgatcTTAAATAAGAACTGATTTAAGCCCAGTTCTCGTTCGACGTGGCTTCACGTGATTGGTCGAGATtttttgcaaagaaaaaaaaaatttcatttctcTTCTGATCGAAATCGTTTCTTCTCTTCGTTCTCTCCAAAACGGCGAAAGCTAGTATTCCGGCGATTTCTCCTTCTGTTCGATATCGCATTTAGGTGATGAGTCTGTTGTTCTCTCTTAGGCTATCTCTGATTTCTCCTTACGCTATTTTGCAACTGAGCGatgaggttgaagaagatggcGGCGAGGCACCGCGGCTGCTGGAAGAAGAGTTTTCACGGGAAGGAAAAAGCTTCTACGAGGTTTTTAGTCTCAGAGGAATCCGAGTCAACCGGGTCGACCCGGGTTTCATTTCCTGCTCCTTCAAGGTCCCTCTTCGTTTGACGGTTCgtctctctctgtctcaatCCTTGACTTTGCAATGGGAAATGGATAATTTGAGTTTATAAGATGAGAAGTCGATTGATAGTATTAGCAGTGAGTGATGATCCGAATTTGATTTGTGTCTCCACTGAGCCATCTTGCAAGAGAAGATATCCTCCTTTACTATTTATATAGATTGTAGTTGTAGCTTGGAATtgcatttttttggtttattactAACTTGTTTGAAACTTGAACAGAATCATCAAgacattttttatatagtattagCGTAGTTTGTTACTTTTAAGTTTGATAATGGCAGAATAGAGACGGGAATTGATCTAGCTAATAGTGCTATTGCAATCTTGTTTCCTTTCTAAAGCTATACTTGGTTGGTATATGCGCTTTAAAGGGAATGACCACAAGCCAACTTTAGTTTCTGTACTACACTTAGTTGTTCCTGCAGATTGCTATAAACTGATTCTGCAGTTTGTATCTCTTAACTATGATTTTCAGAAGATTACCTTGAAATGTATTTGTTTGCTTTATTAGACTCCTCTAGGCCTGAAGATCAAAAATGTTCTCATTACATGTACTCTTGTATCTTTGGTGAATAGGTCTATCTAGACTCACAACAAATGAAAAGCTTCAGGATGCATTTGCTTCTTTTGGGGAGCTGGATTTGTATGATACAGATAATGCCTTCTCATTTTAACTAGAACTCTTTCACTACGTGAACATCTGTTTTGTTGCAAGTTCCACTGTTCTGAATaggtttaaactttttttctttttaagtttatgGAATCTCACTGTCTTTACAATGTTTGCTTACAAATTAGCAGTTATGGCTCTTCCGTCATACTGGAACACTGTCTACTAAGTTTCACCAtgagaaacttcttcttccGTCATATGgggaaagcttcttcttctcgtgAGATTTTTCACCATGAGAATCCAAGCAGCAGAGAGTCTTTGACTGATCGCACATTGAGCAGAATGCAATTGTGCATGGAGGTGGGTTGTTCTACTCCTCAGCTAGTTATAGAAACCTTACTCTCAGGTGTCTTTTAGTTTGGAGTCTTCTAGACAGTTGCtagttatattgtattttgaatttatgtatgaaataaaatcagatTCTTGAAGCTTTATGtatgaaatatatgttttgtttcataaaaatttcactatatctttattctaagaacatcAAAATTAGTTCCCCCATtatttttacctatgatcttaacaactgatcttagattattttcactatatatttaatctaagaacacaaaaaaaagttctcccattaaaGATGCCCTAAGAGTTTGGACATTTCAGATTATTAATTTCCGTCCACAATGATTGCCTAAGCTACAAAATAAATGTAGTCTCACGAAAGTCCACAATTTTGACTACTAGTAAGTACTAGTCTACTACTATGTACAGTATATGCATTACTTTATTGACTTTATGTGTATTTCTCCAGCTTTCATGATTGAGTTTAGGGCACATGAACTATTGCTTTCTTCGTTCGTCTTCATGGGTTAAGTCGTAAAGAAGAGATTTAGAGATCAAGGCCGGATTAAAggatatatttataaattaaatttgactaatatctttcttttgtttgttagaGAACATCGTATTCGTATATACCAATTTAGCAGTCAGCGGAGGTAAACGATTCAATTGTgggaaaacaaaagcaaacctAACCCAGACCCACTTGGTGTTTGTGTTCGTCCAATCAACTTTTTGGTCTGGGAGAGATTCTTCAAAAGACAAATAACATTACTTCTTACTTTTGTGTCCGTCAAGGCGTCAATGATATTGGTTCGTTAATTACTGATCACTAGGAGACCGTACGGTACGTACATTTtgcatatgtattttttatttgttagatTAGAGGATTTCTTACAAATTGATAAAAGTATTTAATTGATAGCGTCAATCTAGACGTGTTTTATACATctgaaataatataatatgcttacaaatatattcaaatatatacatatatcaacgCTTTAgcttaaattttgattttcaaaaaatattgttcAGGACAGCTTTGCATTCTTGTTATGTCTCATctaaatgataaatatatctTTTGGCTAATAGAAAGTCTAATGCCAATTCCATCATGGGGAATACATGCATAGTATCTCCAACTTAAATGGACCGTGGAAAAACGACTAATATCAATCCGAACGTTTTGACATACACGCTTTTATACATATACTTCACTACAATGGATTTTTCAATCCGgatctttgtaaaatttaaaatttctataatgTTGTGAAAATTAACATTGACAtatcaattaaatattaattttcgcCGACTAAACCGTCATAAGACAGTTGAAATGACAAATGGTTAATCCAGTACAACGCagttttgactatatatatagactcaAAACAgtgttattttaaatataaaatatattttaaataagtacatctaaatatatatatatatatatatttttagaatgaaaatattttttttttcaagagtttGCTGAGCTTCTTGTGGATCAATGtcactcttcttctctgcaTCATTTACTAAAATAGTGATTTTATTATTGCCTAACCATCGTTAACCATTGGTTATTCTTCATGATCATTGTCGCCGAGATCTTTATCGCgaagatcatcatcatggtCCATTTCTAATATGTATGGAACTTTGGTATTTATCTTTGTTGCATTAGTTCGGCGTTTATATGAACTATATTAGTGTTTCTTTGTCAGGATCTCTCTCAATTTTACTGGACCACAATACTAAGATTCGTCTATCATATCAACCACAATGTTAAGATTCTTCTATCATATCAACGTTCAATGTAGTTAAAGCATATCCAACGGTATCTTATGAGTATTacactaatatattttgttatttattaaattttaactaataattaaaatttagcctCTCATATTAAGACAAATGCACTTTTTATACATGTATTTCAATCGAATGCATTTTTCAACCCCAACTTTTGTGAAGATCAAATTTTATACAATGTATTATGTGAAAACTAACATTGATCTATATGTGTTAGTCAACCATTAATTTATGATGACTAAACTGCCATAAGATGGATGACATACACATGACTGATTCAATACGATGCCATTTGGAACCAAAACAAAGTCGTTTtgaatatgaaataaataattttaagaagtattataaaacttaatttaaaacaaaagagaataaaTAACTTTGGACTTTGGACGCATCGAAACTCTCCAATTACATAAGAATCTAGATATTTTATTGTGCACACTCAAATTCAATCTTGAGTTTGGAGACAGAACAGGTGTTTGATGCAAAAATGAAAGATCAAAGACGAGAAGTTAATTCTATCTGACATGCCACATGGGGAGCTTTTATACTCTCACATTATATTAACTGTACGTCTTTCTTAATCAAATACTTACTAATTAAATTCTTATTACTACTAAAGTTGCATATTATCCAAATACATCACGATGATATCACATAGTTAACAACTTAACATCACTTTGtctctaattaaataataatttcagtCCAATACGGAATGATGGAATTATCCAATGTCCTACTTAATTCTAGATTATTTTTAGCAATGAAGATTTATAACTATACGATTCTCGCCTagataaaagatttttaaaatgtggttttactgtataaacaaattaagaaagcataaattttagataagaTTAACTTTATATCTTACCAAGAGTCTAGTGACTCTAGTCAAACTTTGTCCAGTTAAAGGAAAAGATATAGAATTTGCTAATGAGTTGTCACTACAAGTAAAACAATGATTAAACCataatttcaattattaatCATCAGATTTAAATCAGAATCTTGGATCCGTCAGCGTTATAAATTTATAGTGAATTGACAGATCGATATAGCTGAACTGTTTTCTAGCCAATGCATCTACCAAATACTATACTTTTGCCATAGATAAACCATAACATTATGATTGTAGGTTGCTATATTTAGTAGCCTACGTTGTAATTAATGCATACATATGCGGACTTGGAATTATGTAAACTGTACTCATATCTATTCATGTGAGACCAAGAACTCGAGAATCTTGTGGCGTTGTTGTGTCCACGTTGTATTGAATAACAATGAATATGGATAAGTTTTTTGAGTAGAAAATTGGAACTTTTTATCGTCTATAAAATAAGTAATGGAGTTGTTTTATTGCACAATTGTGGATAAGTCTCGAGTAGAAAATTGAAACTTTGTATCGTTTTGTAAGAAGTGGTtgaggtttttctttttgccaCCTCACCAGGcttatattatataatccaAGTGTccaaaacacaggaaaaaaacaacaaacccattAGTACAATTTCTTAAAGATAAGAATATGTACTTGTTTTGATGagattattcataatatttatgaaaagtaaatttcattttaaaattatttaaaaaatgttatagagAAAGGCGATAGATTTCTGATGCTAAAGGAAACATtgaatttctaattaattttatatgatatatactctatccgtttcaaaatataggatgttttaactaaatcacgcagattaagaagtctttacttttaataagttcaaccaattaaaaacaatactgcataatataaaatattaaactaatttaaaaattgcatagaaacttgaaaacatcctatattatatgaaacaaaaagcttctctaaaatattttatattttgaaacggagggagtatattttttaaaattaacttgtatgatttttaacaaaaaataataaattaacttATACTTTtgtattatgtaatatattaagACATTTTCTGCAACAACTTGCATAATATAATCTTATatcacatcattttttttttctgtacacccaatttggaatattattgaaaaaaaacaaccacATGCATGCTATTTTACCACATAACAAATTGTAGTGTTATATGTCATGACATTTTAACAAAGAAACTTGTAAAAGTCATCCAAAATGTGTGAAGTCCTTTAATTAAAGGGGAAAAGAAGAGCCCACTTATCCTCTAATGATCTAACCATTAAAAAACACGACTAAAACACTgtcaaaaacaaacttaaaaaaaaaacatggctaaaccaataaatttgtttgtgataaaaaaaaaaaccaataatttgcatgccaaaaaaatcaaagacaaaaagagGCCCACATAGCCGAACATAGCCCCATATTAGAGTCTAGACTAAGGCATCCAATTATGGGCTTTTTGACCAATGCCACCACATACATATTTTTGCTATTCTATTTAATGAGAATTAAGCCAatggttaaaagttaaaacttaaaaagtctTGGCTATGGAGTATGGACGACAACAAATCATACTTATATAAATTATCCCTGGCACAAGTGAGTCCACAATTTACCCaaagtaaa from Camelina sativa cultivar DH55 chromosome 9, Cs, whole genome shotgun sequence encodes:
- the LOC104714520 gene encoding uncharacterized protein LOC104714520 isoform X2: MSLLFSLRLSLISPYAILQLSDEVEEDGGEAPRLLEEEFSREGKSFYEVFSLRGIRVNRVDPGFISCSFKVPLRLTVYLDSQQMKSFRMHLLLLGSWIFMALPSYWNTVY
- the LOC104714520 gene encoding uncharacterized protein LOC104714520 isoform X1; its protein translation is MSLLFSLRLSLISPYAILQLSDEVEEDGGEAPRLLEEEFSREGKSFYEVFSLRGIRVNRVDPGFISCSFKVPLRLTVYLDSQQMKSFRMHLLLLGSWISVMALPSYWNTVY